One Deltaproteobacteria bacterium genomic region harbors:
- the tuf gene encoding elongation factor Tu yields the protein MAKAKFERKKPHVNVGTIGHIDHGKTTLTAAITKAQAAKGFGQFVPFDQIDKAPEERERGITIATAHVEYETGKRHYAHVDCPGHADYIKNMITGAAQMDGAILVVAATDGPMPQTREHILLARQVGVPAIVVYMNKVDAVEDKELLDLVELEVRELLSKYEFPGDEIPIIRGSALKALEGDPGELGAGSIQKLMDAVDNYIPEPKREVDKPFLMPVEDVFSISGRGTVATGRVERGKIKVGEEVEIVGIKPTTKTVVTGVEMFRKLLDEGLAGDNIGCLLRGVKREDIERGQVLAKPGSITPHTKFQAEAYVLTKEEGGRHTPFFNGYRPQFYFRTTDVTGVCTLPEGTEMVMPGDNVQVKVDLITPIAMDEGLRFAIREGGRTVGAGVVTKIFE from the coding sequence ATGGCGAAGGCAAAGTTCGAGCGCAAGAAGCCGCACGTCAACGTGGGGACGATCGGACACATCGACCACGGGAAGACGACGCTCACGGCAGCGATCACCAAGGCCCAGGCTGCGAAGGGCTTCGGGCAGTTCGTGCCCTTCGACCAGATCGACAAGGCGCCCGAGGAGCGCGAGCGCGGCATCACCATCGCGACCGCGCACGTGGAGTACGAGACCGGGAAGCGCCACTACGCCCACGTCGACTGCCCGGGCCACGCCGACTACATCAAGAACATGATCACCGGGGCGGCCCAGATGGACGGCGCGATCCTGGTGGTCGCCGCCACGGACGGCCCGATGCCCCAGACGCGCGAGCACATCCTGCTGGCCCGCCAGGTCGGCGTTCCCGCGATCGTCGTCTACATGAACAAGGTCGATGCGGTCGAGGACAAGGAGCTCCTCGACCTGGTCGAGCTCGAGGTGCGGGAGCTGCTCTCCAAGTACGAGTTCCCGGGCGACGAGATCCCGATCATCCGCGGCAGCGCGCTGAAGGCGCTCGAGGGCGATCCGGGCGAGCTCGGCGCCGGCTCCATCCAGAAGCTCATGGACGCGGTCGACAACTACATCCCCGAGCCGAAGCGCGAGGTCGACAAGCCCTTCCTGATGCCGGTCGAGGACGTGTTCTCGATCAGCGGCCGCGGCACCGTGGCCACCGGCCGCGTCGAGCGCGGCAAGATCAAGGTGGGCGAGGAGGTGGAGATCGTCGGCATCAAGCCGACCACCAAGACCGTCGTCACCGGCGTGGAGATGTTCCGCAAGCTCCTCGACGAGGGCCTCGCGGGCGACAACATCGGCTGCCTGCTGCGTGGCGTGAAGCGCGAGGACATCGAGCGCGGCCAGGTGCTCGCGAAGCCCGGCTCGATCACGCCTCACACGAAGTTCCAGGCGGAGGCCTACGTCCTCACCAAGGAGGAGGGCGGCCGGCACACGCCCTTCTTCAACGGCTACCGGCCCCAGTTCTACTTCCGGACCACCGACGTGACGGGCGTTTGCACGCTGCCGGAGGGCACCGAGATGGTGATGCCGGGCGACAATGTGCAGGTCAAGGTGGACCTCATCACTCCCATCGCAATGGACGAGGGGCTGCGCTTCGCGATCCGCGAGGGCGGGCGCACCGTCGGCGCCGGCGTGGTGACGAAGATATTCGAGTAA
- the fusA gene encoding elongation factor G, with the protein MPRPVPLERTRNIGIMAHIDAGKTTTTERILYYTGISYKIGEVHEGTAVMDWMVQEQERGITITSAATTCFWQDHRINIIDTPGHVDFTIEVERSLRVLDGAVAVFCGVGGVEPQSETVWRQADRYQVPRVAFVNKMDRVGADFDRVVREMRERLRANPVVVQLPLGVEDEFRGIIDLVAMKAIVWEDESLGARYREEEIPADVRSAAEAARERLLEALADVSEPLMERYLNGETISEVDVRAVLRAGTVEMKLVPVFCGSAFKNKGVQLLLDAVVAYLPSPLDVPPVRGVNPNSGHEEERFARDDEPFTALAFKIMSDPYVGTLTFLRVYSGVMTSGSYVYNSVKGKKERIGRLLKMHANKREEIKEVYAGDIAAAVGLRDTTTGDTLCDETRPIVLERMQFPDPVISIAIEPKTKADQERLGGSLHKLATEDPSFRVSTNTETGQTLISGMGELHLEIIVDRLLREFKVDANVGKPQVAYKETVRKAVEHEAKFIRQTGGRGQYGHVVLRVEPLPAGGGFEFVDGTKGGVIPREYIPAIEKGVKEAMESGVLAGYPVVDVKATVVYGSYHEVDSSEIAFKIAGSMAFKEAMAKASPVILEPIMSLEVVTPEEFMGDVISDINRRRGRIAGQEPRGNAQVIAAHVPLAEMFGYATDLRSRSQGRATFTMQFSHYEPVPKGVGPEALRQGGMRLAEASQLG; encoded by the coding sequence ATGCCTCGCCCCGTTCCGCTCGAGAGGACCCGCAACATCGGCATCATGGCGCACATCGATGCCGGCAAGACGACGACGACCGAGCGCATCCTCTACTACACCGGCATCAGCTACAAGATCGGCGAGGTCCACGAAGGCACGGCGGTCATGGACTGGATGGTGCAGGAGCAGGAGCGCGGCATCACCATCACGTCGGCCGCCACCACCTGCTTCTGGCAGGACCACCGCATCAACATCATCGACACGCCCGGGCACGTCGACTTCACGATCGAGGTCGAGCGCAGCCTGCGCGTGCTCGACGGCGCGGTCGCCGTGTTCTGCGGCGTCGGCGGCGTGGAGCCGCAGTCCGAGACGGTCTGGCGCCAGGCCGACCGCTACCAGGTGCCGCGCGTCGCCTTCGTCAACAAGATGGACCGCGTCGGCGCCGACTTCGACCGCGTCGTCCGTGAGATGCGCGAGCGGCTGCGGGCGAACCCCGTCGTCGTCCAGCTCCCGCTCGGTGTCGAGGACGAGTTCCGCGGCATCATCGACCTCGTCGCCATGAAGGCCATCGTCTGGGAGGACGAGAGCCTCGGGGCGCGCTACCGGGAGGAGGAGATCCCCGCCGACGTCCGGAGCGCGGCGGAGGCGGCGCGCGAGCGCCTCCTCGAGGCGCTCGCCGACGTGAGCGAGCCGCTCATGGAGCGGTACCTGAACGGCGAGACGATCTCCGAGGTCGACGTCCGTGCCGTGCTCCGCGCCGGAACCGTCGAGATGAAGCTCGTGCCGGTGTTCTGCGGGAGCGCCTTCAAGAACAAGGGCGTCCAGCTGCTGCTCGACGCCGTCGTCGCCTACCTCCCCTCGCCGCTCGACGTCCCGCCGGTCCGGGGCGTGAACCCGAACTCCGGCCACGAGGAGGAGCGTTTCGCACGCGACGACGAGCCGTTCACGGCGCTCGCCTTCAAGATCATGAGCGACCCCTACGTCGGCACGCTCACCTTCCTCCGCGTCTACTCCGGGGTGATGACCTCGGGCTCCTACGTCTACAACTCCGTGAAGGGCAAGAAGGAGCGCATCGGCCGGCTGCTCAAGATGCACGCCAACAAGCGCGAGGAGATCAAGGAGGTCTACGCCGGCGACATCGCGGCGGCGGTCGGTCTGCGTGACACGACCACGGGCGACACGCTGTGCGACGAGACGCGCCCGATCGTCCTCGAGCGCATGCAGTTCCCCGATCCCGTGATCTCCATCGCCATCGAGCCGAAGACGAAGGCCGATCAGGAGCGGCTCGGCGGGTCGCTCCACAAGCTCGCCACCGAGGATCCCTCCTTCCGGGTCTCGACCAACACCGAGACGGGGCAGACGCTCATCTCGGGGATGGGCGAGCTGCACCTCGAGATCATCGTCGACCGGCTGCTGCGCGAGTTCAAGGTCGACGCCAACGTCGGCAAGCCGCAGGTCGCCTACAAGGAGACGGTCCGCAAGGCGGTCGAGCACGAGGCCAAGTTCATCCGTCAGACGGGCGGCCGCGGGCAGTACGGCCACGTCGTGCTGCGCGTCGAGCCGCTGCCGGCCGGCGGCGGCTTCGAGTTCGTGGACGGGACCAAGGGTGGCGTCATCCCGCGCGAGTACATCCCGGCGATCGAGAAGGGCGTCAAGGAGGCGATGGAGTCGGGCGTGCTCGCCGGCTACCCGGTGGTCGACGTGAAGGCGACGGTCGTCTACGGCTCCTACCACGAGGTCGACTCCTCGGAGATCGCGTTCAAGATCGCCGGCTCGATGGCCTTCAAGGAGGCGATGGCGAAGGCGTCGCCGGTCATCCTCGAGCCGATCATGTCGCTCGAGGTGGTGACGCCCGAGGAGTTCATGGGCGACGTGATCAGTGACATCAACCGGCGGCGTGGCCGCATCGCGGGGCAGGAGCCGCGGGGCAACGCGCAGGTCATCGCGGCGCACGTGCCGCTCGCCGAGATGTTCGGGTATGCCACGGATCTGCGGTCGCGCTCGCAGGGGCGCGCGACCTTCACGATGCAGTTCTCGCACTACGAGCCGGTGCCAAAGGGCGTCGGCCCCGAGGCGCTCCGCCAGGGCGGGATGCGTCTCGCGGAAGCTTCACAGCTGGGCTAA
- the rpsG gene encoding 30S ribosomal protein S7 — protein sequence MPRKGEVKRRDILPDPKYHDRTVTKFINAMLVDGKKSLAERVLYQALAIVGERAKEDPLGVFKRGLEQVKPLVEVRSRRVGGATYQVPVEVRPQRRMSLAMRWIVQNARSRPEKSMVAKLAGEILDAANARGGAVKKKEDTHRMAEANKAFAHYRW from the coding sequence ATGCCACGGAAAGGTGAAGTCAAGCGTCGGGACATCCTGCCCGATCCCAAGTACCACGATCGAACGGTGACCAAATTCATCAACGCCATGCTCGTCGACGGCAAGAAGAGCCTCGCCGAGCGCGTCCTCTATCAGGCCCTGGCGATCGTCGGCGAGCGCGCCAAGGAGGACCCGCTCGGGGTCTTCAAGCGGGGGCTCGAGCAGGTGAAGCCGCTGGTCGAGGTCCGCTCGCGCCGGGTGGGCGGCGCCACCTACCAGGTGCCGGTCGAGGTCCGTCCGCAGCGGCGCATGTCCCTCGCCATGCGCTGGATCGTCCAGAACGCCCGCTCGCGTCCCGAGAAGTCGATGGTGGCCAAGCTCGCGGGCGAGATCCTCGACGCCGCGAACGCGCGCGGGGGGGCGGTCAAGAAAAAGGAGGACACGCACCGCATGGCGGAGGCCAACAAGGCCTTCGCCCACTACCGCTGGTAG
- a CDS encoding 30S ribosomal protein S12 has protein sequence MPTINQLVKRGRAMKRAKQAAPALQGSPQKRGVCTRVYTQTPKKPNSALRKVARVRLTNGIEVTSYIPGVGHNLQEHSVVLIRGGRVKDLPGVRYHIIRGTLDSIGVQDRRQGRSKYGAKRPK, from the coding sequence ATGCCGACCATCAACCAGCTCGTGAAGCGAGGGCGCGCCATGAAGCGCGCCAAGCAAGCGGCGCCCGCCCTGCAAGGGTCGCCGCAGAAGCGGGGCGTGTGCACGCGCGTCTACACGCAGACCCCGAAGAAGCCGAACTCCGCCCTGCGCAAGGTGGCGCGCGTCCGCCTGACCAACGGTATCGAGGTGACCTCCTACATCCCCGGCGTCGGTCACAACCTGCAGGAGCACTCGGTGGTCCTCATCCGCGGGGGGCGGGTGAAGGACCTGCCCGGGGTTCGCTATCACATCATCCGCGGGACCCTCGACTCGATCGGCGTCCAGGATCGACGTCAGGGCCGCTCGAAGTACGGAGCGAAAAGACCGAAGTGA
- the rpsJ gene encoding 30S ribosomal protein S10, with protein sequence MNEKIRIRLKAYDHRLLDQSVREIVETVRRTGGRVAGPIPLPTHIERFTVNRSPHVDKKSREQFEIRTHKRLLDILEPTQQTIDALGKLDLAAGVDVEIKLQ encoded by the coding sequence GTGAACGAGAAGATCCGCATCCGCTTGAAGGCGTACGATCACCGGTTGCTCGACCAGTCGGTGCGCGAGATCGTGGAGACCGTGCGCCGGACGGGCGGACGGGTTGCAGGGCCGATCCCGTTGCCGACGCACATCGAGCGCTTCACGGTGAACCGCTCGCCGCACGTCGACAAGAAGTCACGCGAGCAATTCGAGATCCGCACCCACAAGCGGCTGCTCGACATCCTCGAGCCCACGCAGCAGACCATCGACGCACTCGGCAAGCTCGACCTGGCTGCCGGGGTCGACGTGGAGATCAAGCTGCAGTAG
- a CDS encoding 50S ribosomal protein L3 — protein MALPGLIGRKLGMTQVYTAQGILVPVTVLQAGPCTVVATRQPERDGYAAAQLGFGSAKTGRLSKPVQGQFKKAGTGAFAVLREFRLAGEEAPAVGAEVRVGDVFKPGEVVHVAGVTKGRGTAGVMKRHNFAGFPGSHGTHEYFRHGGSIGNRSFPGRIFKGKRMAGRYGAERVTTRNLEVVAVRPDENLLLVRGAVPGARHGTVVIHKPASEARR, from the coding sequence ATGGCGCTCCCAGGTCTCATCGGACGGAAGCTCGGCATGACGCAGGTGTATACCGCCCAGGGCATCCTCGTGCCGGTCACCGTCCTCCAGGCGGGCCCGTGTACGGTGGTCGCCACCCGCCAGCCCGAGCGCGACGGCTACGCCGCCGCCCAGCTCGGCTTCGGCTCTGCCAAGACGGGGCGGCTGTCGAAGCCCGTGCAAGGCCAGTTCAAGAAGGCGGGGACCGGCGCCTTCGCCGTGCTGCGCGAGTTCCGGCTCGCGGGCGAAGAGGCGCCCGCGGTCGGCGCCGAGGTTCGGGTCGGCGACGTCTTCAAGCCGGGCGAGGTGGTGCATGTCGCCGGCGTCACCAAGGGCCGCGGCACCGCCGGCGTCATGAAGCGACACAACTTCGCGGGCTTCCCGGGCTCGCACGGGACGCACGAGTACTTCCGGCACGGGGGCTCGATCGGCAACCGCTCCTTCCCGGGTCGCATCTTCAAGGGCAAGCGCATGGCCGGCCGCTACGGCGCGGAGCGGGTGACGACCCGGAACCTCGAGGTCGTCGCCGTGCGGCCGGACGAGAACCTCCTGCTCGTCCGTGGTGCCGTGCCGGGCGCCCGCCACGGCACCGTCGTGATCCACAAGCCCGCGTCGGAGGCGCGCCGATGA